One segment of Purpureocillium takamizusanense chromosome 7, complete sequence DNA contains the following:
- a CDS encoding uncharacterized protein (EggNog:ENOG503NUPB~COG:C), whose product MSVEVINTISPTTNEAIITRNGASAADLEQLPKVATEAFESFRKTTLKERQDIVRKFLKGLGDHESELAQELTVQMGRPIAFTGKEISTAVKRGEYLLKISDEALKDTDGEPEKGFKRFIRKVPVGPVLIIFAWNYPYLILVNSLIPAILAGNTVILKPSPQTPTIVERVTQIFSDAGLPKGVLQYFHCGSPTVMETIVRDPRIALVCFTGSVAGGLAVQKAAADRIVNVGLELGGKDPAYIREDVDIDWAAEEIVDGAIFNSGQSCCSLERVYVNEKIHDGFIAAVQKVLKGYKLGDPFDKATHVGPVISKRSKETIQSHIKDALDKGAKDATPANESFANPPPKGNFVKPTLLTGVDHSMTVMTEETFGPVIPIMKVKSDAEAIKLMNDSEFGLTASIWTKDTGKGYELAEEVEAGTVFVNRCDYPSPDLAWTGYKNSGKGQTLGRFGFDQFVKSKSFHVKDYPK is encoded by the exons ATGTCTGTCGAAGTCATCAACACCATCtcccccaccaccaacgaggccatcatcacccgcaacggggcctcggcggccgacctcgagcagctgcccAAGGTCGCCACCGAAGCCTTTGAGAGCTTCCGCAAAACTACGCTCAAGGAGAGGCAGGACATTGTCAGGAAGTTCCTCAAGGGCCTTGGCGACCATGAGAGCGAGCTGGCCCAGGAGCTGACGGTGCAGATGGGCCGACCCATCGCCTTCACCGGCAAAGAGATTAGCACGGCGGTCAAACGCGGCGAGTATCTGCTCAAGATCAGCGACGAGGCTCTCAAGGACACGGACGGCGAACCGGAGAAGGGCTTCAAGCGCTTCATTCGCAAGGTGCCCGTCGGACCCGTGCTCATCATCTTTGCGTGGAAT TACCCCTACTTGATTCTCGTCAACTCCCTGATCCCCGCTATTCTGGCGGGCAACACGGTCATTCTCAAGCCCTCGCCCCAGACCCCCACCATCGTGGAGCGCGTGACTCAGATATTCTCCGATGCTGGGCTGCCCAAGGGTGTGCTGCAGTACTTCCACTGCGGCTCCCCTACCGTCATGGAGACGATTGTGCGGGACCCGAGGATCGCTCTGGTCTGCTTCACAGGCTCCGTGGCTGGCGGCTTGGCCGTGCAAAAGGCTGCTGCCGACCGCATCGTcaacgtcggcctcgagctgggcggcaaAGACCCGGCCTACATCAGAGAAGACGTGGACATTGATTGGGCAGCCGAGGAGATTGTTgacggcgccatcttcaATTCGGGccagagctgctgctcgctggAGAGGGTGTACGTGAATGAAAAGATTCACGACGGGTTTATTGCAGCGGTGCAGAAGGTGCTCAAGGGCTACAAGCTGGGCGATCCGTTTGACAAGGCCACTCACGTGGGACCCGTTATTTCCAAGCGTTCCAAGGAGACGATTCAGTCGCACATCAAGGACGCCTTAGACAAGGGCGCCAAGGATGCGACGCCGGCAAACGAGAGCTTCGCGAACCCTCCGCCCAAGGGCAACTTTGTGAAACCGACACTGCTGACGGGCGTCGATCACTCCATGACGGTGATGACGGAGGAGACGTTCGGCCCGGTGATTCCCATCATGAAGGTCAAGAGcgatgccgaggccatcaagcTCATGAACGACAGCGAGTTCGGACTGACGGCCAGTATTTGGACCAAGGACACGGGCAAGGGCTacgagctggccgaggaggtggaggcggggaCTGTATTCGTTAATCGATGCGATTATCCTAGTCCG GATCTGGCGTGGACGGGGTACAAGAATTCGGGCAAGGGTCAGACACTGGGGCGATTCGGCTTCGACCAATTTGTCAAGTCCAAGAGCTTCCACGTCAAGGACTACCCCAAGTAA